One Halostagnicola kamekurae DNA segment encodes these proteins:
- a CDS encoding reverse transcriptase-like protein, giving the protein MAAHGRPALRDLFDESPTPHIAHPPRTHHRDFYVATDGSFRQTGGGLGAVIETRDGTRVARVATADAPPDNNVAEYRALHLGLDVLAARAPKHASVGVLIDHDSLASNVNNAILATNHPDRKPPRPFSIPSNTEHHWRGIRARVNGFDEIRAARIDSDQNPAHALANEPSQYEHVNRELDRCVLPDPPEPTISEVPPPSRANRNGGRASD; this is encoded by the coding sequence ATGGCCGCTCACGGCCGCCCCGCACTGCGGGACCTGTTCGACGAGTCGCCGACCCCACACATCGCACACCCACCCCGAACCCACCATCGAGACTTCTACGTCGCGACGGACGGGTCGTTCCGACAGACGGGTGGCGGGCTCGGCGCAGTTATCGAAACCAGAGACGGCACTCGAGTCGCACGCGTTGCGACCGCGGACGCCCCGCCCGATAACAACGTCGCCGAGTATCGGGCGTTGCACCTCGGGCTCGACGTGCTTGCCGCACGCGCACCGAAACACGCGAGCGTCGGCGTTCTCATCGACCACGATTCGCTGGCCAGTAACGTCAACAACGCGATTCTGGCGACGAACCATCCCGATCGGAAGCCGCCGCGACCGTTTTCGATCCCGTCGAACACGGAACACCACTGGCGGGGCATTCGGGCTCGAGTCAACGGCTTCGACGAGATCCGTGCGGCCCGCATCGACAGCGACCAAAATCCGGCTCACGCCCTCGCGAACGAGCCGTCCCAGTACGAACACGTCAACCGGGAACTCGATCGGTGCGTGCTCCCCGATCCGCCCGAGCCGACGATTTCGGAGGTTCCGCCGCCGTCTCGAGCCAACCGAAACGGCGGTCGCGCCTCCGATTGA
- a CDS encoding CDC48 family AAA ATPase, giving the protein MNEVQLEVAKAYPNDSGRGIARLDPDTLLHLKLSPGDIIEIEGADTTAAKVWRADRQDWNTDTVRIDGFTRQNADVGIGERVTIRKAEATKANELVLAPPEEASVQFGSDAAGMVKRQILKRPVVGEDIVPVMSSTNHPFMRSPGQAIPLIAVETEPDGVVLITEDTDVELREEPISGFEKTGGGITYEDIGGLQSEIQRVREMVELPMKHPQIFKKLGIEPPQGVLLHGPPGTGKTLLAKAVANETSASFFSIAGPEIISKYYGESEQQLREIFEDASEESPAIIFIDELDSIAPKREDVTGEVERRVVAQLLTMMDGLEARGQVIVIAATNRVDSVDPALRRPGRFDREIEIGVPDEVGREEILQIHTRGMPLSDDVSLSHLADETHGFVGADIESLTKEAAMKALRRYLPEIDLDEEDIPPSLIDRMIVKRDDFGGALNEVEPSAMREVLVELPKISWDDVGGLHDAKDQVQESVEWPLNNAERFDRMGIDPPAGVLLYGPPGTGKTLMAKAVANETNANFISVRGPQLLSKWVGESEKAIRQTFRKARQVSPTVIFFDELDALAPGRGGEVGSNVSERVVNQLLTELDGLEDMGNVMVIGATNRPDMIDPALLRSGRFDRLVMIGEPDVEGRERILEIHTQDTPLAADVSLAEIAEITDGYVGSDLESIGREAAIEALREDTEADVVEMRHFRQAMENVRPTITDDILDYYEQIKEDFAGGSSVTEPGTGRRGSRIGFQ; this is encoded by the coding sequence ATGAACGAAGTTCAACTCGAGGTTGCGAAAGCGTACCCGAACGACTCGGGGCGCGGTATCGCCCGACTCGATCCGGACACGCTGTTGCATCTCAAGCTCAGTCCGGGCGACATCATCGAAATAGAAGGTGCAGACACGACCGCCGCGAAGGTGTGGCGGGCCGACCGACAGGACTGGAACACGGACACCGTCCGCATCGACGGCTTTACGCGCCAGAACGCCGACGTGGGGATCGGCGAACGGGTCACGATCCGGAAGGCGGAGGCGACGAAGGCGAACGAACTCGTCCTCGCGCCGCCCGAAGAGGCGTCGGTGCAGTTCGGTTCCGACGCCGCGGGCATGGTCAAACGCCAGATTCTGAAGCGACCGGTCGTCGGCGAGGACATCGTCCCGGTCATGTCCTCGACGAACCACCCGTTCATGCGCTCGCCGGGGCAGGCGATCCCCCTGATCGCCGTCGAGACCGAACCGGACGGCGTCGTCTTGATCACGGAGGATACTGACGTGGAACTCCGAGAAGAACCGATTTCAGGCTTCGAGAAAACCGGCGGTGGCATCACCTACGAGGACATCGGTGGCCTCCAGAGCGAGATCCAGCGGGTCCGCGAGATGGTCGAGTTGCCGATGAAACACCCCCAGATATTCAAGAAACTGGGGATCGAGCCGCCACAGGGCGTGTTGCTCCACGGTCCGCCCGGGACCGGCAAGACGCTGCTCGCGAAAGCGGTCGCAAACGAGACCTCCGCGAGTTTCTTCTCTATCGCGGGGCCGGAGATCATCTCGAAGTACTACGGCGAGTCCGAACAGCAGTTGCGCGAGATCTTCGAGGACGCGAGCGAGGAGTCGCCCGCGATCATCTTCATCGACGAACTCGACTCCATCGCGCCCAAACGCGAGGACGTCACGGGCGAGGTCGAACGCCGCGTCGTCGCACAGCTATTGACGATGATGGACGGCCTCGAGGCCCGCGGCCAGGTCATCGTGATCGCCGCGACCAACCGCGTCGATTCGGTCGATCCGGCGCTGCGACGGCCCGGCCGGTTCGACCGCGAGATCGAGATCGGCGTCCCGGACGAGGTCGGTCGCGAGGAGATCCTGCAGATCCACACGCGCGGGATGCCCCTCTCCGACGACGTCAGCCTCTCGCACCTGGCAGACGAGACCCACGGCTTCGTCGGCGCGGACATCGAGAGCCTCACCAAAGAGGCGGCGATGAAGGCGCTCCGACGCTACCTCCCCGAGATCGATCTCGACGAGGAGGACATCCCGCCGAGCCTGATCGACCGGATGATCGTCAAACGCGACGACTTCGGCGGCGCGCTCAACGAGGTCGAGCCCTCGGCGATGCGGGAGGTCCTCGTCGAGTTACCGAAGATCTCTTGGGACGACGTCGGCGGCCTCCACGATGCCAAAGATCAGGTCCAAGAATCCGTCGAGTGGCCGCTGAACAACGCCGAGCGCTTCGATCGGATGGGTATCGATCCGCCCGCTGGGGTCCTGTTGTACGGGCCGCCTGGCACCGGCAAGACCCTGATGGCGAAAGCCGTCGCTAACGAGACCAACGCGAACTTCATCTCCGTCCGCGGGCCACAGCTCCTCTCGAAGTGGGTCGGCGAGTCCGAGAAGGCGATCCGTCAGACTTTCCGCAAGGCCCGGCAGGTCTCCCCGACGGTGATCTTCTTCGACGAACTCGACGCGCTCGCGCCCGGCCGCGGCGGCGAGGTCGGATCGAACGTCTCCGAACGGGTCGTCAACCAGCTGCTGACCGAACTCGACGGCCTCGAGGACATGGGCAACGTGATGGTCATCGGCGCGACGAACCGCCCGGACATGATCGACCCCGCGTTGCTCCGCTCGGGTCGGTTCGACCGCCTCGTCATGATCGGCGAACCGGACGTCGAGGGCCGCGAGCGCATCCTCGAGATCCACACCCAGGACACGCCGCTCGCCGCCGACGTCAGTCTCGCGGAGATCGCGGAGATCACGGACGGCTACGTCGGCAGCGACCTCGAGTCGATCGGGCGCGAGGCGGCCATCGAAGCCCTTCGCGAGGACACCGAGGCGGACGTCGTCGAGATGCGTCACTTCAGACAGGCCATGGAGAACGTTCGCCCGACGATCACCGACGATATCCTCGACTACTACGAGCAGATCAAAGAGGACTTCGCGGGCGGCTCGAGCGTGACCGAACCGGGGACGGGTCGCCGGGGCAGTCGTATCGGCTTCCAGTAA
- a CDS encoding DUF2240 family protein — protein sequence MSLRVAVAAPFVQNGTDRLRENEFVVALSLDRDWFSPDQATRLIDVATGEDLLSRDGTDLELSFDPATVTIPDDFVPDEDILAERSAFERVLDALVAEGMEKHEAVGAINTLQQELDVTIEAAAVVYARREGIDVSDLAPVARNALVGSED from the coding sequence ATGAGTCTTCGCGTCGCCGTCGCTGCGCCGTTCGTCCAGAACGGCACAGACAGACTTCGAGAAAACGAGTTCGTCGTCGCGCTCTCGCTGGACCGGGACTGGTTTTCGCCCGATCAGGCGACGCGACTGATCGACGTCGCGACCGGCGAAGACCTCCTGTCCCGGGACGGAACCGACCTCGAGCTATCGTTCGACCCCGCGACGGTGACGATCCCCGACGACTTCGTTCCGGACGAGGACATCCTCGCGGAGCGGTCGGCGTTCGAGCGCGTCCTCGATGCGCTCGTCGCCGAGGGAATGGAGAAACACGAGGCCGTCGGCGCGATCAACACTCTCCAGCAGGAACTCGACGTCACGATCGAAGCCGCGGCCGTCGTCTACGCGCGCCGGGAGGGAATCGACGTCTCCGACCTGGCTCCCGTCGCCAGAAACGCCTTAGTCGGGTCCGAGGACTGA
- a CDS encoding cation:proton antiporter — MATETTLIEIGVLFAAAASAGVLANRLGQSVIPLYILFGMVLNEYVLGSAPVPEFLTPVVGETFPYLAETDFIYLGAELGIVFLLFFLGLEFNLERLLETRNRIGKAGSIDLALNFGVGLVLGWLFFGDLLAAFILAGIVYISSSAIITKSLIDLGWIANDEADAMLGTLVYEDLFIAIYLAVVSALVLGGGSVGDAIGQIGAAMAFIVGLLVLVYFGTEWFQRLLETDSFEFLVLRTLGVLVLVSGAALSLGVSEAVAAFFVGMAFSSTDHVHDLEQLLAPLRDTFAAVFFFWIGLLTDPSVFGGVAGMIVVAALFTTPAKLVSGYLGGRIYDLDERRSIRVGLGMVTRGEFSLIIASTVIAVASSGSGGAIGTGTVDTIYAFSVGYVLLMSILGTTLMQYSDRVEAALVPRLERAAGAEGRPGN; from the coding sequence GTGGCGACTGAAACCACGCTGATCGAGATCGGCGTCCTGTTCGCCGCGGCGGCGAGTGCCGGCGTTCTCGCGAACCGACTCGGACAGTCGGTCATCCCGTTGTACATCCTGTTCGGAATGGTCTTGAACGAGTACGTGCTCGGTTCCGCGCCGGTCCCCGAGTTCCTCACCCCAGTCGTCGGCGAGACATTCCCCTACCTGGCCGAGACCGACTTCATCTACCTCGGGGCCGAACTCGGAATCGTCTTCCTGCTCTTCTTTCTCGGCCTCGAGTTCAACCTCGAGCGACTGCTCGAGACCAGAAACCGGATCGGCAAAGCCGGGTCGATCGACCTCGCGTTGAACTTCGGCGTCGGACTGGTACTCGGCTGGCTCTTTTTCGGCGACCTCCTGGCTGCGTTCATCCTCGCCGGGATCGTCTACATTTCCTCGTCGGCGATCATCACCAAATCACTCATCGACCTCGGCTGGATCGCGAACGACGAGGCCGACGCGATGCTCGGGACGCTCGTCTACGAGGACCTGTTCATCGCGATCTACCTCGCCGTCGTCTCGGCGCTCGTTCTCGGCGGCGGCAGCGTCGGCGACGCGATCGGTCAGATCGGCGCCGCGATGGCGTTCATCGTCGGACTGCTGGTGCTCGTTTACTTCGGAACCGAGTGGTTCCAGCGACTGCTCGAGACGGACTCCTTCGAGTTTCTCGTCCTCCGGACGCTCGGTGTCCTCGTGCTCGTCTCCGGCGCCGCCCTCTCGCTCGGCGTCAGCGAGGCCGTCGCGGCCTTCTTCGTCGGGATGGCGTTCTCCTCGACCGACCACGTCCACGACCTCGAGCAACTGCTCGCGCCCCTGCGAGACACGTTCGCTGCGGTCTTTTTCTTCTGGATCGGCCTGCTGACCGATCCGAGCGTGTTCGGCGGCGTGGCGGGCATGATCGTGGTCGCCGCCTTGTTCACGACGCCGGCGAAACTCGTCAGCGGCTACCTCGGCGGTCGGATCTACGACCTCGACGAGCGCCGATCGATTCGAGTCGGCCTCGGGATGGTCACCCGCGGTGAGTTCTCGCTGATCATCGCGAGCACTGTCATCGCGGTCGCCAGTTCGGGTTCTGGCGGCGCGATCGGGACGGGTACCGTCGATACGATCTACGCCTTCTCGGTCGGTTACGTGCTGTTGATGAGCATCCTCGGGACGACGCTCATGCAGTACTCCGACCGCGTCGAAGCGGCGCTCGTCCCGCGACTCGAGCGCGCCGCAGGCGCGGAGGGACGACCCGGAAATTAG
- a CDS encoding methylglyoxal synthase, producing MTRLALIAHDEKKPELIEFAQAHRSQLLEYDLIATGTTGKRLMEATDLEIDRMESGPLGGDLMIGAQVAEGRLDGIVFLRDPLTAQPHEPDISALLRICDVHDTALATNVESATYLLEGVADSDD from the coding sequence ATGACGCGACTGGCGCTCATCGCACACGACGAGAAGAAACCGGAACTCATCGAGTTCGCACAGGCCCACCGATCGCAACTGCTCGAGTACGACCTGATCGCGACCGGGACGACCGGCAAGCGACTGATGGAAGCCACCGACCTCGAGATCGACCGCATGGAATCGGGACCGCTCGGGGGCGACCTGATGATCGGCGCGCAGGTGGCGGAGGGACGACTCGATGGCATCGTCTTCCTGCGGGATCCGCTGACCGCCCAGCCCCACGAGCCGGACATCTCGGCCCTGCTGCGCATCTGCGATGTCCACGACACCGCGCTGGCGACGAACGTAGAGAGCGCGACGTACCTGCTCGAGGGCGTGGCCGACTCGGACGACTAG
- a CDS encoding cation:proton antiporter regulatory subunit encodes MTIYESDLPGVGKKYEVELEGGERLVIVTHNTGKREVYLKPDADADSDKLFELPDRMARKVGTILEGAYFQPVQTNRVETMLADETFIEWYGVPADSDLAGQAIADAKVRERTGVSIIAIQRGSEVITPPTPETVLEAEDTVVVVGEREDCIEFEQLLGNGGQE; translated from the coding sequence ATGACTATCTACGAGAGCGACCTTCCCGGCGTCGGGAAGAAATACGAGGTCGAACTCGAGGGGGGAGAACGCCTCGTTATCGTGACACACAACACCGGAAAGCGTGAGGTCTACCTGAAACCCGACGCGGACGCAGACAGCGACAAACTGTTCGAACTGCCGGATCGGATGGCTCGAAAAGTGGGCACGATCCTCGAGGGCGCGTACTTCCAGCCGGTCCAGACGAACCGGGTCGAAACGATGCTCGCCGACGAAACGTTCATCGAGTGGTACGGCGTGCCGGCGGATTCGGACCTCGCTGGGCAGGCGATCGCCGACGCGAAGGTCCGCGAACGAACCGGCGTTTCGATCATCGCGATCCAGCGCGGCTCCGAAGTCATCACGCCGCCGACGCCCGAAACCGTCCTCGAGGCCGAGGATACGGTCGTCGTCGTCGGCGAGCGCGAGGACTGCATCGAGTTCGAACAGTTGCTCGGGAACGGCGGGCAGGAGTGA
- the pyrF gene encoding orotidine-5'-phosphate decarboxylase, translated as MNFFDRLHDRIASVDSIVSVGLDPDPKRIPDHLAEYDLPRWAFNRRIIDATHEHAAVYKPNAAFYEDPDGWRALEETVAYAHGKGVPVLLDAKRADIGNTTRQYAQILETVDAITVNPYMGRDSLQPFLAEEEAGVFVLCRTSNPGGADLQDLELASGEPLYERVAALADTWNANDNVGLVVGATNPDELEEVRELAPDLPFLVPGIGAQGGDAEAAVEHGLADGVGLVNSSRGIIFAGEDAGEEFAAAAGQAAAKLQSRLNQYRE; from the coding sequence ATGAACTTCTTCGATCGACTGCACGACCGCATCGCCTCGGTCGACAGCATCGTCAGCGTCGGGCTGGATCCCGACCCGAAACGTATCCCGGACCACCTCGCGGAGTACGACCTCCCGCGGTGGGCGTTCAACCGCCGGATCATCGACGCGACCCACGAACACGCCGCTGTCTACAAACCAAACGCCGCGTTCTACGAGGACCCCGACGGCTGGCGCGCCCTCGAGGAGACGGTCGCCTACGCCCACGGCAAGGGCGTCCCGGTCCTGCTCGACGCCAAGCGGGCCGACATCGGCAACACGACCCGACAGTACGCCCAGATCCTCGAGACGGTCGACGCGATCACCGTCAACCCCTACATGGGCCGTGACTCCCTCCAGCCGTTTCTCGCCGAGGAGGAAGCCGGCGTGTTCGTCCTCTGTCGAACCTCGAACCCCGGCGGTGCTGATCTGCAGGACCTCGAACTCGCGTCCGGTGAACCGCTCTACGAACGGGTGGCGGCGCTGGCAGACACCTGGAACGCGAACGACAACGTCGGCCTCGTCGTCGGCGCGACGAACCCGGACGAACTCGAGGAGGTCCGAGAGCTGGCACCGGATCTGCCCTTCCTCGTGCCGGGGATCGGCGCGCAGGGCGGGGACGCGGAAGCCGCCGTCGAGCACGGCCTCGCCGACGGCGTCGGCCTCGTCAACTCCTCTCGAGGGATCATCTTCGCCGGCGAGGACGCGGGAGAAGAGTTCGCAGCCGCCGCCGGCCAGGCCGCGGCGAAGTTGCAGTCCAGATTGAACCAGTATCGAGAGTGA
- a CDS encoding DMT family transporter, with protein sequence MSRSRPAFLFGLLSILWGSAFVAISAGLEHFPPVLFAAFRYDIAGLLMLGYAAYAAENWLPRGRREWYAVAVGAVFLIAGYHAFLFVGQRHTTAAAAAILVSLSPVLTTGFSRVLFPADALSSAGLGGVVLGLLGVAIIAQPDPGDLFATDVVATILVFLAATAFALGSVLVRRIDAPIEIETMEAWSMLGGALVMHGASLAIREPIDPSAWTAPEAIGALAYLACAASAVGFLLYFELLERLGAVEINMVSYVAPIVAAVVGWLYLDEAIEPATAVGFACIATGFLLVKREAIRRAIASVGR encoded by the coding sequence GTGAGTCGAAGTCGTCCCGCCTTCCTGTTTGGCCTCCTCTCGATCCTCTGGGGATCGGCGTTCGTCGCGATCAGCGCCGGTCTCGAACACTTCCCGCCGGTGTTGTTCGCCGCGTTTCGCTACGATATCGCGGGCTTGCTGATGCTCGGCTACGCCGCCTACGCCGCCGAGAACTGGCTCCCGCGCGGACGCCGGGAGTGGTACGCGGTCGCCGTCGGTGCGGTGTTTCTCATCGCCGGCTACCACGCGTTCCTGTTCGTTGGCCAGCGCCACACCACCGCCGCCGCAGCGGCGATCCTGGTAAGCCTCTCGCCGGTTCTGACCACCGGGTTCTCGCGGGTGCTGTTCCCGGCCGACGCGCTCTCGTCGGCCGGACTCGGCGGCGTCGTCCTCGGACTCCTCGGCGTCGCGATCATCGCTCAACCCGACCCGGGAGACCTGTTCGCGACAGACGTGGTCGCGACGATCCTGGTCTTTCTCGCCGCGACGGCGTTCGCGCTCGGAAGCGTCCTCGTCAGACGGATCGACGCGCCGATCGAGATCGAGACCATGGAGGCCTGGTCGATGCTCGGCGGCGCGCTCGTGATGCACGGCGCGAGTCTCGCGATTCGGGAACCGATCGATCCCTCGGCGTGGACCGCACCCGAAGCGATCGGTGCGCTGGCGTATCTCGCGTGTGCCGCGAGCGCGGTCGGATTCCTGCTCTACTTCGAGTTACTAGAGCGACTCGGCGCCGTCGAGATCAACATGGTCTCGTACGTCGCCCCGATCGTGGCCGCCGTCGTCGGCTGGCTCTACCTCGACGAAGCGATCGAGCCCGCGACGGCCGTCGGCTTCGCCTGTATCGCCACCGGCTTTCTCCTCGTCAAGCGCGAGGCGATCCGGCGCGCGATCGCCTCCGTGGGTCGATAG
- a CDS encoding HAD family hydrolase — translation MVEAVVFDLDETLAVPDRDRETILEDVTAATGIPSISRESYLDAHRQNLTQTTRKPIFAELLADRETDADAEELAVAYRQTIADSLSPVAGVESLLADLRDRYSVGLLTNGPVRAQRDKLETLGWERAFDAALVTGELEAGKPDPRAFDAILSELAVDAENAVYVGDDVEADIAGATNAGMDAIQVLKPDGPAPDDRAAGHLAQDSIATELPDVLATLE, via the coding sequence ATGGTAGAGGCGGTCGTCTTCGACCTCGACGAAACGCTGGCCGTCCCGGACCGGGATCGGGAGACGATTCTCGAGGACGTCACCGCTGCGACGGGGATACCATCGATCAGCCGCGAGTCGTACCTCGATGCGCACCGCCAGAACCTCACGCAAACGACCCGCAAGCCGATCTTCGCCGAACTGTTGGCCGATCGAGAGACCGACGCGGACGCCGAGGAACTCGCCGTCGCGTACCGCCAGACCATCGCCGATTCGCTGTCGCCCGTCGCCGGCGTCGAATCGCTGCTCGCTGACCTCCGGGACCGCTACAGCGTCGGCCTGCTCACGAACGGCCCCGTTCGGGCCCAGCGGGACAAACTCGAGACGCTGGGCTGGGAACGGGCCTTCGACGCGGCGCTCGTGACGGGCGAACTCGAGGCGGGCAAACCCGACCCGCGAGCCTTCGACGCGATCCTGTCCGAACTGGCCGTCGACGCCGAGAACGCGGTTTACGTCGGCGACGACGTCGAGGCCGATATCGCCGGCGCGACTAACGCCGGAATGGACGCGATTCAGGTGCTGAAACCCGACGGTCCCGCACCGGACGACCGGGCCGCCGGCCACCTAGCGCAGGATTCGATCGCGACGGAGCTCCCGGACGTGCTCGCGACGCTCGAGTGA
- a CDS encoding MaoC family dehydratase yields the protein MATYYEDIDVGDTHTFGDRTISKDEIIEFAEQYDPQTYHVDEDAAEDSMFGELIASGWHTASLCMREFVENIADEAWLGARGIDELRWIKPVTPGDTLSMTVEVVDKRPLEDDPTVGHVDTRLTAYNQDDEAVITWIGLGIVARRDAEQS from the coding sequence ATGGCAACGTACTACGAGGACATCGACGTCGGAGATACCCACACCTTCGGCGACCGAACGATTTCGAAAGACGAGATCATCGAGTTCGCCGAGCAGTACGATCCCCAGACGTACCACGTCGACGAGGACGCCGCCGAAGATTCCATGTTCGGGGAACTCATCGCGAGCGGCTGGCACACGGCGTCGCTGTGTATGCGCGAGTTCGTCGAAAACATCGCCGACGAGGCGTGGCTCGGGGCTCGCGGCATCGACGAACTCCGCTGGATCAAACCCGTCACGCCCGGCGACACGCTCTCGATGACCGTCGAAGTCGTCGACAAACGACCGCTCGAGGACGACCCGACGGTCGGTCACGTCGACACCAGACTGACGGCGTACAACCAGGACGACGAGGCCGTGATCACGTGGATCGGACTCGGCATCGTCGCGCGCCGGGACGCCGAACAGTCCTGA